Proteins found in one Pongo pygmaeus isolate AG05252 chromosome 8, NHGRI_mPonPyg2-v2.0_pri, whole genome shotgun sequence genomic segment:
- the NEURL1 gene encoding E3 ubiquitin-protein ligase NEURL1 isoform X1, with amino-acid sequence MGNNFSSIPSLPRGNPSRAPRGHPQNLKDSIGGPFPVTSHRCHHKQKHCPAVLPSGGLPATPLLFHPHTKGSQILMDLSHKAVKRQASFCNAITFSNRPVLIYEQVRLKITKKQCCWSGALRLGFTSKDPSRIHPDSLPKYACPDLVSQSGFWAKALPEEFANEGNIIAFWVDKKGRVFHRINDSAVMLFFSGVRTADPLWALVDVYGLTRGVQLLDSELVLPDCLRPRSFTALRRPSLRREADDARLSVSLCDLNVPGADGDEAAPAACCPIPQNSLNSQHSRALPAQLDGDLRFHALRAGAHVRILDEQTVARVEHGRDERALVFTSRPVRVAETIFVKVTRSGGARPGALSFGVTTCDPGTLRPADLPFSPEALVDRKEFWAVCRVPGPLHSGDILGLVVNADGELHLSHNGAAAGMQLCVDASQPLWMLFGLHGTITQIRILGSTILAERGIPSLPCSPASTPTSPSALGSRLSDPLLSTCSSGPLGSSAGGTAPNSPVSLPESPVTPGLGQWSDECTICYEHAVDTVIYTCGHMCLCYACGLRLKKALHACCPICRRPIKDIIKTYRSS; translated from the exons ACTCTATCGGGGGCCCCTTCCCCGTCACTTCTCACCGATGCCACCACAAGCAGAAGCACTGTCCGGCGGTGCTGCCCAGCGGGGGGCTCCCAGCCACGCCGCTGCTCTTCCACCCGCACACCAAGGGCTCCCAGATCCTCATGGACCTCAGCCACAAGGCTGTCAAGAGGCAGGCCAGCTTCTGCAACGCCATCACCTTCAGCAACCGCCCGGTCCTCATCTACGAGCAAGTCAGGCTGAAG ATCACCAAGAAGCAGTGCTGCTGGAGCGGGGCCCTGCGGCTGGGCTTCACCAGCAAGGACCCGTCCCGCATCCACCCTGACTCGCTGCCCAAGTACGCCTGCCCCGACCTGGTGTCCCAGAGTGGCTTCTGGGCCAAGGCGCTGCCTGAGGAGTTTGCCAATGAGGGCAACATCATCGCATTCTGGGTGGACAAGAAGGGCCGTGTCTTCCACCGCATCAACGACTCGGCTGTTATGCTGTTCTTCAGCGGGGTCCGCACGGCCGACCCGCTCTGGGCCCTGGTGGATGTCTACGGCCTCACGCGGGGCGTCCAGCTGCTTG ATAGCGAGCTGGTGCTCCCGGACTGTCTGCGGCCGCGCTCCTTCACCGCCCTGCGGCGGCCGTCGCTGCGGCGCGAAGCGGACGACGCGCGCCTCTCGGTGAGCCTATGCGACCTCAACGTGCCGGGCGCGGACGGCGACGAGGCCGCGCCGGCCGCCTGCTGCCCCATTCCGCAGAACTCACTCAACTCGCAGCACAGCCGCGCGCTGCCGGCGCAGCTCGACGGCGACCTGCGTTTCCACGCCCTGCGCGCCGGCGCGCACGTCCGCATCCTCGACGAGCAGACGGTGGCGCGCGTGGAGCACGGGCGCGACGAGCGCGCGCTCGTCTTCACCAGCCGGCCCGTGCGCGTGGCCGAGACCATCTTCGTCAAGGTCACGCGCTCGGGTGGCGCGCGGCCGGGTGCGCTGTCGTTTGGCGTCACCACGTGCGACCCTGGCACGCTGCGGCCGGCCGACCTGCCCTTCAGCCCTGAGGCCCTGGTGGACCGCAAGGAATTCTGGGCCGTGTGCCGCGTGCCCGGGCCCCTGCACAGCGGCGACATCCTGGGCCTGGTGGTCAACGCCGACGGCGAGCTGCACCTCAGCCACAATGGCGCGGCTGCCGGCATGCAGCTGTGCGTGGACGCCTCGCAGCCGCTCTGGATGCTCTTCGGCCTGCACGGGACCATCACGCAGATCCGCATCCTCG GCTCCACCATCCTGGCCGAGAGGGGTATCCCATCACTCCCCTGCTCCCCTGCCTCCACGCCAACCTCGCCCAGTGCCCTGGGCAGCCGCCTCTCTGACCCCTTGCTCAGCACTTGCAGCTCTGGCCCTCTGGGTAGCTCTGCTGGCG GGACAGCCCCCAACTCGCCAGTGAGCCTGCCCGAGTCGCCAGTGACCCCAGGTCTGGGCCAGTGGAGCGATGAGTGCACCATTTGCTATGAACACGCGGTGGACACGGTCATCTACACATGTGGCCACATGTGCCTCTGCTACGCCTGTGGCCTGCGCCTCAAGAAGGCTCTGCACGCCTGCTGCCCCATCTGCCGCCGCCCCATCAAGGACATCATCAAGACCTACCGCAGCTCCTAG
- the NEURL1 gene encoding E3 ubiquitin-protein ligase NEURL1 isoform X3, with the protein MGNNFSSIPSLPRGNPSRAPRGHPQNLKDSIGGPFPVTSHRCHHKQKHCPAVLPSGGLPATPLLFHPHTKGSQILMDLSHKAVKRQASFCNAITFSNRPVLIYEQVRLKITKKQCCWSGALRLGFTSKDPSRIHPDSLPKYACPDLVSQSGFWAKALPEEFANEGNIIAFWVDKKGRVFHRINDSAVMLFFSGVRTADPLWALVDVYGLTRGVQLLDSELVLPDCLRPRSFTALRRPSLRREADDARLSVSLCDLNVPGADGDEAAPAACCPIPQNSLNSQHSRALPAQLDGDLRFHALRAGAHVRILDEQTVARVEHGRDERALVFTSRPVRVAETIFVKVTRSGGARPGALSFGVTTCDPGTLRPADLPFSPEALVDRKEFWAVCRVPGPLHSGDILGLVVNADGELHLSHNGAAAGMQLCVDASQPLWMLFGLHGTITQIRILGTAPNSPVSLPESPVTPGLGQWSDECTICYEHAVDTVIYTCGHMCLCYACGLRLKKALHACCPICRRPIKDIIKTYRSS; encoded by the exons ACTCTATCGGGGGCCCCTTCCCCGTCACTTCTCACCGATGCCACCACAAGCAGAAGCACTGTCCGGCGGTGCTGCCCAGCGGGGGGCTCCCAGCCACGCCGCTGCTCTTCCACCCGCACACCAAGGGCTCCCAGATCCTCATGGACCTCAGCCACAAGGCTGTCAAGAGGCAGGCCAGCTTCTGCAACGCCATCACCTTCAGCAACCGCCCGGTCCTCATCTACGAGCAAGTCAGGCTGAAG ATCACCAAGAAGCAGTGCTGCTGGAGCGGGGCCCTGCGGCTGGGCTTCACCAGCAAGGACCCGTCCCGCATCCACCCTGACTCGCTGCCCAAGTACGCCTGCCCCGACCTGGTGTCCCAGAGTGGCTTCTGGGCCAAGGCGCTGCCTGAGGAGTTTGCCAATGAGGGCAACATCATCGCATTCTGGGTGGACAAGAAGGGCCGTGTCTTCCACCGCATCAACGACTCGGCTGTTATGCTGTTCTTCAGCGGGGTCCGCACGGCCGACCCGCTCTGGGCCCTGGTGGATGTCTACGGCCTCACGCGGGGCGTCCAGCTGCTTG ATAGCGAGCTGGTGCTCCCGGACTGTCTGCGGCCGCGCTCCTTCACCGCCCTGCGGCGGCCGTCGCTGCGGCGCGAAGCGGACGACGCGCGCCTCTCGGTGAGCCTATGCGACCTCAACGTGCCGGGCGCGGACGGCGACGAGGCCGCGCCGGCCGCCTGCTGCCCCATTCCGCAGAACTCACTCAACTCGCAGCACAGCCGCGCGCTGCCGGCGCAGCTCGACGGCGACCTGCGTTTCCACGCCCTGCGCGCCGGCGCGCACGTCCGCATCCTCGACGAGCAGACGGTGGCGCGCGTGGAGCACGGGCGCGACGAGCGCGCGCTCGTCTTCACCAGCCGGCCCGTGCGCGTGGCCGAGACCATCTTCGTCAAGGTCACGCGCTCGGGTGGCGCGCGGCCGGGTGCGCTGTCGTTTGGCGTCACCACGTGCGACCCTGGCACGCTGCGGCCGGCCGACCTGCCCTTCAGCCCTGAGGCCCTGGTGGACCGCAAGGAATTCTGGGCCGTGTGCCGCGTGCCCGGGCCCCTGCACAGCGGCGACATCCTGGGCCTGGTGGTCAACGCCGACGGCGAGCTGCACCTCAGCCACAATGGCGCGGCTGCCGGCATGCAGCTGTGCGTGGACGCCTCGCAGCCGCTCTGGATGCTCTTCGGCCTGCACGGGACCATCACGCAGATCCGCATCCTCG GGACAGCCCCCAACTCGCCAGTGAGCCTGCCCGAGTCGCCAGTGACCCCAGGTCTGGGCCAGTGGAGCGATGAGTGCACCATTTGCTATGAACACGCGGTGGACACGGTCATCTACACATGTGGCCACATGTGCCTCTGCTACGCCTGTGGCCTGCGCCTCAAGAAGGCTCTGCACGCCTGCTGCCCCATCTGCCGCCGCCCCATCAAGGACATCATCAAGACCTACCGCAGCTCCTAG
- the NEURL1 gene encoding E3 ubiquitin-protein ligase NEURL1 isoform X2, producing MGGQITRSTLHDSIGGPFPVTSHRCHHKQKHCPAVLPSGGLPATPLLFHPHTKGSQILMDLSHKAVKRQASFCNAITFSNRPVLIYEQVRLKITKKQCCWSGALRLGFTSKDPSRIHPDSLPKYACPDLVSQSGFWAKALPEEFANEGNIIAFWVDKKGRVFHRINDSAVMLFFSGVRTADPLWALVDVYGLTRGVQLLDSELVLPDCLRPRSFTALRRPSLRREADDARLSVSLCDLNVPGADGDEAAPAACCPIPQNSLNSQHSRALPAQLDGDLRFHALRAGAHVRILDEQTVARVEHGRDERALVFTSRPVRVAETIFVKVTRSGGARPGALSFGVTTCDPGTLRPADLPFSPEALVDRKEFWAVCRVPGPLHSGDILGLVVNADGELHLSHNGAAAGMQLCVDASQPLWMLFGLHGTITQIRILGSTILAERGIPSLPCSPASTPTSPSALGSRLSDPLLSTCSSGPLGSSAGGTAPNSPVSLPESPVTPGLGQWSDECTICYEHAVDTVIYTCGHMCLCYACGLRLKKALHACCPICRRPIKDIIKTYRSS from the exons ACTCTATCGGGGGCCCCTTCCCCGTCACTTCTCACCGATGCCACCACAAGCAGAAGCACTGTCCGGCGGTGCTGCCCAGCGGGGGGCTCCCAGCCACGCCGCTGCTCTTCCACCCGCACACCAAGGGCTCCCAGATCCTCATGGACCTCAGCCACAAGGCTGTCAAGAGGCAGGCCAGCTTCTGCAACGCCATCACCTTCAGCAACCGCCCGGTCCTCATCTACGAGCAAGTCAGGCTGAAG ATCACCAAGAAGCAGTGCTGCTGGAGCGGGGCCCTGCGGCTGGGCTTCACCAGCAAGGACCCGTCCCGCATCCACCCTGACTCGCTGCCCAAGTACGCCTGCCCCGACCTGGTGTCCCAGAGTGGCTTCTGGGCCAAGGCGCTGCCTGAGGAGTTTGCCAATGAGGGCAACATCATCGCATTCTGGGTGGACAAGAAGGGCCGTGTCTTCCACCGCATCAACGACTCGGCTGTTATGCTGTTCTTCAGCGGGGTCCGCACGGCCGACCCGCTCTGGGCCCTGGTGGATGTCTACGGCCTCACGCGGGGCGTCCAGCTGCTTG ATAGCGAGCTGGTGCTCCCGGACTGTCTGCGGCCGCGCTCCTTCACCGCCCTGCGGCGGCCGTCGCTGCGGCGCGAAGCGGACGACGCGCGCCTCTCGGTGAGCCTATGCGACCTCAACGTGCCGGGCGCGGACGGCGACGAGGCCGCGCCGGCCGCCTGCTGCCCCATTCCGCAGAACTCACTCAACTCGCAGCACAGCCGCGCGCTGCCGGCGCAGCTCGACGGCGACCTGCGTTTCCACGCCCTGCGCGCCGGCGCGCACGTCCGCATCCTCGACGAGCAGACGGTGGCGCGCGTGGAGCACGGGCGCGACGAGCGCGCGCTCGTCTTCACCAGCCGGCCCGTGCGCGTGGCCGAGACCATCTTCGTCAAGGTCACGCGCTCGGGTGGCGCGCGGCCGGGTGCGCTGTCGTTTGGCGTCACCACGTGCGACCCTGGCACGCTGCGGCCGGCCGACCTGCCCTTCAGCCCTGAGGCCCTGGTGGACCGCAAGGAATTCTGGGCCGTGTGCCGCGTGCCCGGGCCCCTGCACAGCGGCGACATCCTGGGCCTGGTGGTCAACGCCGACGGCGAGCTGCACCTCAGCCACAATGGCGCGGCTGCCGGCATGCAGCTGTGCGTGGACGCCTCGCAGCCGCTCTGGATGCTCTTCGGCCTGCACGGGACCATCACGCAGATCCGCATCCTCG GCTCCACCATCCTGGCCGAGAGGGGTATCCCATCACTCCCCTGCTCCCCTGCCTCCACGCCAACCTCGCCCAGTGCCCTGGGCAGCCGCCTCTCTGACCCCTTGCTCAGCACTTGCAGCTCTGGCCCTCTGGGTAGCTCTGCTGGCG GGACAGCCCCCAACTCGCCAGTGAGCCTGCCCGAGTCGCCAGTGACCCCAGGTCTGGGCCAGTGGAGCGATGAGTGCACCATTTGCTATGAACACGCGGTGGACACGGTCATCTACACATGTGGCCACATGTGCCTCTGCTACGCCTGTGGCCTGCGCCTCAAGAAGGCTCTGCACGCCTGCTGCCCCATCTGCCGCCGCCCCATCAAGGACATCATCAAGACCTACCGCAGCTCCTAG
- the NEURL1 gene encoding E3 ubiquitin-protein ligase NEURL1 isoform X4, whose product MRATSSHSGWTRRAVSSTASTTRLLCCSSAGSARPTRSGPWWMSTASRGASSCLVWIPDNSGDSGPPVPSRVELTRAQGIKDQLHMLGTDRPPGPQQCWYKEEGQCGAQDARFSGEDSELVLPDCLRPRSFTALRRPSLRREADDARLSVSLCDLNVPGADGDEAAPAACCPIPQNSLNSQHSRALPAQLDGDLRFHALRAGAHVRILDEQTVARVEHGRDERALVFTSRPVRVAETIFVKVTRSGGARPGALSFGVTTCDPGTLRPADLPFSPEALVDRKEFWAVCRVPGPLHSGDILGLVVNADGELHLSHNGAAAGMQLCVDASQPLWMLFGLHGTITQIRILGSTILAERGIPSLPCSPASTPTSPSALGSRLSDPLLSTCSSGPLGSSAGGTAPNSPVSLPESPVTPGLGQWSDECTICYEHAVDTVIYTCGHMCLCYACGLRLKKALHACCPICRRPIKDIIKTYRSS is encoded by the exons ATGAGGGCAACATCATCGCATTCTGGGTGGACAAGAAGGGCCGTGTCTTCCACCGCATCAACGACTCGGCTGTTATGCTGTTCTTCAGCGGGGTCCGCACGGCCGACCCGCTCTGGGCCCTGGTGGATGTCTACGGCCTCACGCGGGGCGTCCAGCTGCTTG GTCTGGATACCCGACAACAGCGGGGACAGTGGCCCTCCTGTGCCTTCCAGAGTTGAGCTTACAAGAGCTCAAGGCATCAAGGATCAGCTGCACATGTTGGGCACAGATAGGCCACCAGGGCCCCAGCAGTGCTGGTACAAGGAAGAGGGGCAGTGCGGTGCCCAGGATGCCAGATTCAGTGGGGAAG ATAGCGAGCTGGTGCTCCCGGACTGTCTGCGGCCGCGCTCCTTCACCGCCCTGCGGCGGCCGTCGCTGCGGCGCGAAGCGGACGACGCGCGCCTCTCGGTGAGCCTATGCGACCTCAACGTGCCGGGCGCGGACGGCGACGAGGCCGCGCCGGCCGCCTGCTGCCCCATTCCGCAGAACTCACTCAACTCGCAGCACAGCCGCGCGCTGCCGGCGCAGCTCGACGGCGACCTGCGTTTCCACGCCCTGCGCGCCGGCGCGCACGTCCGCATCCTCGACGAGCAGACGGTGGCGCGCGTGGAGCACGGGCGCGACGAGCGCGCGCTCGTCTTCACCAGCCGGCCCGTGCGCGTGGCCGAGACCATCTTCGTCAAGGTCACGCGCTCGGGTGGCGCGCGGCCGGGTGCGCTGTCGTTTGGCGTCACCACGTGCGACCCTGGCACGCTGCGGCCGGCCGACCTGCCCTTCAGCCCTGAGGCCCTGGTGGACCGCAAGGAATTCTGGGCCGTGTGCCGCGTGCCCGGGCCCCTGCACAGCGGCGACATCCTGGGCCTGGTGGTCAACGCCGACGGCGAGCTGCACCTCAGCCACAATGGCGCGGCTGCCGGCATGCAGCTGTGCGTGGACGCCTCGCAGCCGCTCTGGATGCTCTTCGGCCTGCACGGGACCATCACGCAGATCCGCATCCTCG GCTCCACCATCCTGGCCGAGAGGGGTATCCCATCACTCCCCTGCTCCCCTGCCTCCACGCCAACCTCGCCCAGTGCCCTGGGCAGCCGCCTCTCTGACCCCTTGCTCAGCACTTGCAGCTCTGGCCCTCTGGGTAGCTCTGCTGGCG GGACAGCCCCCAACTCGCCAGTGAGCCTGCCCGAGTCGCCAGTGACCCCAGGTCTGGGCCAGTGGAGCGATGAGTGCACCATTTGCTATGAACACGCGGTGGACACGGTCATCTACACATGTGGCCACATGTGCCTCTGCTACGCCTGTGGCCTGCGCCTCAAGAAGGCTCTGCACGCCTGCTGCCCCATCTGCCGCCGCCCCATCAAGGACATCATCAAGACCTACCGCAGCTCCTAG